A section of the Rhipicephalus sanguineus isolate Rsan-2018 chromosome 11, BIME_Rsan_1.4, whole genome shotgun sequence genome encodes:
- the LOC119373301 gene encoding uncharacterized protein LOC119373301 codes for MKLLEAAQKTSAQRIILHGVTGRVRGYDYAITTARNFSVTYRGRGKRFLRYCRPGGKDTVEVHYRMSAILSTMWWDTSDRSDDEDEDLSGTFEAAVEDVDISVLFVLLRSRRKGSVRLCADEVDMKSIIVPTVEAKSFFGDVNASLHNAADEMFSREADRLTDGLRKVLKKNVFSCVESVSETRY; via the exons ATGAAATTGCTGGAAGCGGCACAGAAGACGAGCGCACAGCGCATTATTCTGCACGGCGTCACTGGCAGAGTGCGTGGCTACGACTACGCTATTACGACGGCCAGGAACTTTAGCGTGACCTACCGAGGTCGCGGCAAGAGGTTTCTGCGCTACTGCCGCCCCGGAGGGAAGGATACAGTCGAAGTACACTACAGGATGTCCGCAATTTTGTCGACCATGTGGTGGGATACATCCGATCGCAGTGACGACGAAGATGAAG ATCTCAGCGGTACGTTTGAAGCCGCCGTGGAAGACGTGGATATTTCCGTCCTGTTCGTTCTCCTACGGAGCCGAAGAAAAGGCAGCGTTCGACTGTGCGCCGACGAGGTCGATATGAAGAGCATCATAGTTCCTACTGTGGAAGCGAAATCCTTCTTTGGAGATGTCAACGCGTCACTTCATAATGCCGCAGATGAAATGTTCTCTAGAGAAGCGGATAGACTCACCGATGGCCTGCGAAAGGTTCTAAAAAAGAATGTTTTCAGCTGTGTCGAGTCCGTGTCTGAAACAAGATACTAG